The following are encoded together in the Rhizobium tumorigenes genome:
- the arsH gene encoding arsenical resistance protein ArsH, which translates to MVSRLSTKRAIVLSELPSADLRHLRMPGLDALRTDVSHHKPRILILYGSLREVSYSRLLADEARRLLEHFGCDVRMFDPRGLPLPDAEPADHPKVAELRELSEWSEGQVWVSPERHGAMTGIMKAQIDWIPLSIGSVRPTQGKTLAVMEVSGGSQSFNAVNQMRILGRWMRMITIPNQSSVPQAFQQFDADGRMKPSPLYDRVVDVCEELVKFTLLTRDASSYLTDRYSERREDAGRLEARTTLNSI; encoded by the coding sequence ATGGTCAGCAGGTTATCGACGAAAAGGGCAATCGTCTTGTCTGAATTGCCCTCCGCAGATCTGCGCCACCTCCGGATGCCCGGGCTCGATGCGCTTCGGACAGACGTCTCGCATCACAAGCCCCGTATTCTGATTCTCTATGGCTCGCTTCGTGAAGTCTCTTACAGCCGGCTCCTCGCTGACGAGGCCCGTCGGCTGCTCGAGCACTTCGGTTGCGATGTCCGCATGTTCGATCCGCGCGGCCTGCCGCTTCCCGATGCGGAGCCGGCCGACCACCCGAAGGTCGCAGAACTCCGCGAACTTTCCGAATGGTCCGAGGGCCAGGTCTGGGTAAGCCCGGAGCGCCACGGCGCAATGACCGGCATCATGAAGGCGCAGATCGACTGGATCCCGCTGTCCATCGGGTCGGTTCGCCCGACGCAAGGCAAGACGCTCGCCGTCATGGAAGTCTCCGGCGGCAGCCAGTCGTTCAACGCCGTCAACCAGATGCGCATCCTCGGCAGGTGGATGCGGATGATCACTATCCCGAACCAGTCCTCCGTGCCGCAAGCGTTCCAGCAGTTCGACGCCGATGGCAGGATGAAGCCGTCTCCGCTTTACGATCGCGTGGTCGATGTCTGCGAGGAGCTGGTCAAATTCACGTTGCTGACACGCGATGCGTCTTCTTACCTGACGGATCGCTACAGCGAGAGGCGCGAGGATGCCGGTCGACTGGAGGCGCGGACGACGCTGAATTCGATATGA
- the greA gene encoding transcription elongation factor GreA, with amino-acid sequence MAVAFTKEESFETASETLLPDRPISTHPNLVTEAGLRALELQMQQARAAYEVASKIDEVNERRRQTANPLRDTRYLAARLRTAQVIPAPENADTVGFGNTVTFSRDDGRVQTYRIVGEDEADPKAGSISFVSPVARLLLGKAVGDIVVIGDGELEIKAIS; translated from the coding sequence TTGGCCGTTGCCTTCACAAAGGAAGAGAGTTTCGAAACGGCGTCCGAGACCCTGTTGCCGGATCGTCCGATTTCCACACACCCGAACCTTGTGACTGAAGCGGGCCTTAGGGCGCTCGAACTGCAGATGCAGCAGGCGCGCGCCGCCTATGAGGTGGCAAGCAAGATCGACGAGGTCAACGAGAGGCGTCGGCAGACGGCCAACCCGCTTCGCGATACCCGATATCTCGCGGCCAGGCTTCGGACCGCACAGGTGATCCCTGCCCCCGAAAACGCCGATACCGTCGGCTTTGGCAATACCGTCACTTTCAGCCGCGACGATGGCAGGGTGCAGACGTACCGAATCGTGGGCGAGGACGAGGCGGACCCAAAGGCCGGATCGATATCCTTCGTCTCACCCGTCGCGCGCCTTCTGCTCGGCAAGGCTGTCGGCGACATCGTCGTCATTGGCGATGGCGAACTCGAGATCAAAGCGATTTCGTAA
- a CDS encoding pyridoxamine 5'-phosphate oxidase family protein, whose translation MAKFFETLEPHHHRFIAAQHMFFTATAAPTGHVNMSPRSTDLFRILGNNSAMYLDRSGSGNETAAHLRINDRLTMMFCSVEGPPLILRLYGKGRVIHRDSGEFAELLREKYENTAPLGARQMVWLDFDIVQTSCGYGVPLFEYREERSQMDAWANAKGVDGIEDYWREKNQVSLDGFPTGLFETPAAAKS comes from the coding sequence ATGGCCAAATTTTTCGAAACGCTAGAACCCCACCACCATCGCTTCATAGCCGCGCAGCACATGTTCTTCACCGCGACGGCGGCCCCGACGGGCCACGTCAACATGTCGCCCCGCAGCACAGACCTGTTCCGCATTCTCGGCAACAATTCTGCGATGTATCTCGATCGTAGCGGTAGCGGCAACGAGACTGCCGCCCATCTGAGGATAAACGACCGGCTGACGATGATGTTCTGTTCCGTCGAGGGACCGCCACTCATCCTCAGGCTCTATGGCAAGGGACGCGTCATTCACCGCGATAGCGGCGAATTTGCCGAACTGCTGCGGGAAAAATACGAAAACACAGCACCGCTTGGGGCACGCCAGATGGTGTGGCTCGATTTCGACATCGTCCAGACATCCTGCGGCTACGGCGTTCCCCTGTTCGAGTACCGGGAAGAGCGCTCACAGATGGACGCGTGGGCAAACGCAAAGGGTGTCGATGGGATCGAGGACTACTGGCGTGAAAAGAACCAGGTCAGTCTGGACGGTTTTCCGACCGGTCTGTTCGAGACGCCGGCAGCCGCCAAGTCGTAG
- a CDS encoding penicillin-binding protein 1A, with amino-acid sequence MVRLIGYFFGLACIVFVGAAAAAAVYLGVVSKDLPNYEVLANYAPPVTTRIHAGNGALMAEYARERRLFLPIQAIPDRVKAAFLSAEDKNFYNHAGVDITGLGRAVLVNLQNFGSGRRPVGASTITQQVAKNFLLSADQTFDRKLKEAILSFRIEQAYSKDKILELYLNEIYFGLNAYGIASASLTYFDKPVTDLTIAETAYMASLPKGPANYNPFRHADAAIARRNWVIDRMVENGYVSQADGEDAKKQPLGVVTRRSGGTVVAADFFSEEVRRQIIDKYGDKQLYEGGLSVRTSLDPQLQIEARKALQDGLVGYDERRGYHGPLKQISTATDWGIELSKIPALSDVPEWKIAVVLAVSSDGVDIGLQPDVDPSGKLSTERKRASIAAADMRWAYRSAEANGKTAKTPAGVLSPGDVIYVEKLTDSAGYRLRQPPKVQGGLVAMDPHTGRVLAMVGGFSYGQSQFNRATQAMRQPGSSFKPFVYAAAMDNGYTPASVALDDPIEIQLSNGTVWRPENYEGEGGGAHTLRFGIEHSRNLMTVRLANDMGMNLVAEYAERFGIYDKMAPVLAMSLGAGETTVLRMVSAYSVIANGGKQIKPTLIDRIQDRYGKTIFKHEERVCDGCNATDWQNQQEPTVVDNREQVLDPMTAYQVTSMLQGVIIRGTAAGKIKLNTEVAGKTGTTNDQKDAWFVGYTPNLVAGLYVGYDTPTDLGRGVQGASLAAPIFNDFMQAATKGEPPEKFVVPTGMTMASVDRKTGMAAQPGDPDSIVEAFKPGTGPATSYTVIGAGNAGGEVQLAPEEILKTSPQANQAVTSGSGGLY; translated from the coding sequence ATGGTCAGACTTATTGGATATTTCTTTGGCTTGGCCTGCATCGTCTTCGTCGGCGCTGCTGCGGCTGCCGCCGTTTATCTGGGCGTCGTCTCCAAGGATCTGCCGAATTACGAAGTGCTGGCCAACTACGCGCCGCCGGTGACCACCCGCATCCATGCCGGCAACGGCGCGCTGATGGCCGAATATGCCCGCGAACGCCGTCTCTTCCTGCCGATCCAGGCTATTCCCGATCGCGTCAAAGCCGCCTTCCTCTCCGCCGAAGACAAGAATTTCTACAACCACGCTGGCGTCGACATCACCGGTCTCGGCCGCGCCGTACTCGTCAACCTGCAGAATTTCGGTTCCGGTCGTCGTCCGGTGGGCGCCTCGACGATCACCCAGCAGGTGGCCAAGAACTTCCTGCTGTCGGCCGACCAGACCTTCGACCGCAAGCTGAAGGAAGCGATCCTGTCCTTCCGCATCGAGCAGGCCTACAGCAAGGACAAGATCCTCGAACTCTATCTCAACGAGATCTACTTCGGCCTCAACGCCTATGGCATCGCCTCTGCGTCGCTGACCTATTTCGACAAGCCGGTAACGGACCTGACGATTGCCGAGACTGCTTATATGGCGTCGCTGCCGAAAGGTCCTGCGAACTACAATCCTTTCCGTCATGCCGACGCCGCCATCGCCCGCCGCAACTGGGTCATCGACCGCATGGTCGAGAATGGCTATGTCAGCCAGGCCGACGGCGAGGATGCCAAGAAGCAGCCGCTCGGCGTCGTGACCCGCAGATCCGGCGGCACGGTCGTTGCGGCCGACTTCTTCTCGGAAGAAGTGCGCAGGCAGATCATCGATAAGTACGGCGACAAGCAGCTCTACGAAGGTGGTCTTTCAGTCCGCACCTCGCTCGATCCGCAGTTGCAGATCGAGGCACGCAAGGCGCTGCAGGATGGTCTGGTCGGTTATGACGAGCGTCGTGGTTATCACGGTCCGCTGAAGCAGATCTCCACAGCGACAGACTGGGGCATCGAGCTCTCGAAAATCCCTGCCTTGTCCGATGTTCCCGAATGGAAGATTGCCGTCGTGTTGGCGGTCTCGAGCGATGGCGTCGATATCGGCCTGCAGCCGGATGTCGATCCATCCGGCAAGCTGTCAACAGAGCGCAAGCGCGCCTCGATTGCAGCCGCCGATATGCGCTGGGCCTATCGTTCCGCCGAAGCCAATGGCAAGACGGCGAAAACACCGGCCGGCGTCCTGTCACCCGGCGACGTCATCTATGTCGAGAAGCTCACTGACTCTGCCGGCTACCGCCTCCGCCAGCCGCCGAAGGTACAGGGCGGCCTCGTGGCGATGGACCCGCATACCGGTCGCGTTCTCGCCATGGTCGGCGGCTTCTCCTACGGCCAGTCGCAGTTCAACCGCGCCACCCAGGCCATGCGCCAGCCTGGCTCGTCCTTCAAGCCGTTCGTCTACGCTGCTGCAATGGATAACGGCTATACGCCGGCCTCGGTCGCGCTCGACGATCCAATTGAAATCCAGCTGTCGAACGGTACGGTCTGGCGCCCGGAAAACTACGAAGGCGAGGGCGGCGGCGCCCATACGCTCCGCTTCGGCATCGAGCACTCGCGCAATCTGATGACCGTGCGGCTGGCAAACGACATGGGCATGAACCTCGTTGCCGAATATGCCGAACGGTTCGGCATCTACGACAAGATGGCGCCTGTGCTTGCCATGTCGCTCGGCGCTGGCGAAACGACTGTGCTACGCATGGTCTCCGCCTATTCGGTCATCGCCAACGGCGGCAAGCAGATCAAGCCGACGCTGATCGACCGCATCCAGGATCGCTACGGCAAGACCATCTTCAAGCATGAGGAGCGCGTCTGCGACGGCTGCAATGCCACGGACTGGCAGAACCAGCAGGAGCCGACGGTTGTCGATAACCGCGAACAGGTTCTCGACCCGATGACCGCCTACCAGGTGACGTCGATGCTGCAGGGCGTCATCATCCGCGGCACCGCTGCCGGCAAGATCAAGCTCAACACCGAAGTTGCCGGGAAGACTGGGACCACCAATGACCAGAAGGATGCCTGGTTCGTCGGCTACACCCCGAACCTCGTGGCTGGTCTGTATGTCGGTTACGACACGCCGACCGATCTCGGTCGCGGCGTGCAGGGCGCCTCTCTGGCCGCCCCGATCTTCAACGACTTCATGCAGGCTGCCACCAAGGGCGAGCCACCGGAGAAGTTCGTTGTGCCGACCGGCATGACCATGGCATCCGTCGATCGCAAGACCGGCATGGCCGCCCAGCCCGGCGATCCCGATTCGATCGTCGAGGCATTCAAGCCCGGCACGGGCCCTGCGACCTCCTACACCGTCATCGGTGCCGGCAATGCCGGTGGCGAGGTGCAACTGGCGCCGGAAGAGATCCTGAAGACTTCACCGCAGGCCAACCAGGCCGTGACATCAGGCAGTGGCGGACTTTATTAA
- a CDS encoding N-acetylmuramoyl-L-alanine amidase gives MLLTTMTTAHAAPATVPSAASPVTAASADPILAYGARIAGDDARTRVVIELDREPSVAVHYLADPPRVVVDLPATAFGFPAKDLDARGLFKDIRYGTMDKDSARIVLTAIKPVKLVVARVQSNETGRGYRLVLDAEMVPPEQYADLVRKQTWTDEDTAADVGPVVPVENVKPNDFLIAVDAGHGGIDAGAMASDGLTPEKQITLAFAKALTEKLNAQPGIKAFLTRDSDSYLSLSQRVTIARQNHAALFISLHADTLKQKDIRGSTVYTISDKASDRLAADVADRENSSDKLAGSEVKAPPPGVADILTDLTRRETQAFSVSLAQDVLNSFKGQIAMINNPHRYAGFQVLTAPDVPSILVELGFLSNKEDEKLLLDEEWRGKLVDRLTEAVRQYRAVTVANGG, from the coding sequence ATGCTTCTTACAACGATGACGACTGCTCACGCTGCTCCGGCCACTGTGCCATCAGCTGCATCGCCGGTCACCGCTGCCTCCGCCGATCCGATCCTTGCCTATGGTGCCCGCATTGCTGGCGACGACGCCCGCACACGCGTTGTCATCGAACTCGACCGCGAGCCGTCCGTCGCCGTGCATTACCTCGCCGATCCGCCACGTGTCGTTGTGGATCTGCCTGCCACCGCCTTCGGTTTTCCGGCAAAGGATCTCGATGCCCGCGGGCTTTTCAAGGATATCCGATACGGGACGATGGACAAGGACAGTGCCCGCATCGTTCTGACTGCCATCAAACCGGTCAAGCTGGTGGTCGCGCGGGTGCAGTCGAACGAAACCGGCAGGGGATACCGTCTGGTGCTCGACGCCGAGATGGTGCCGCCGGAACAATACGCCGATCTCGTGCGCAAGCAGACTTGGACCGACGAGGATACCGCCGCCGATGTCGGCCCCGTGGTCCCCGTCGAGAACGTCAAGCCGAACGACTTCCTGATTGCGGTCGATGCCGGCCACGGTGGCATCGATGCCGGCGCCATGGCGAGCGACGGCCTGACACCCGAAAAGCAGATCACGCTCGCCTTCGCCAAGGCGCTGACGGAAAAGTTGAACGCCCAGCCCGGTATCAAGGCCTTCCTCACCCGTGACAGCGATTCCTATCTCTCGCTGTCGCAGCGCGTGACGATCGCCCGCCAGAACCACGCCGCCCTGTTCATATCGCTGCATGCCGACACGTTGAAGCAAAAGGATATCCGCGGTTCGACCGTCTACACCATATCAGACAAGGCGTCGGATCGGCTGGCCGCAGATGTCGCGGACCGTGAAAATTCTTCCGACAAGCTGGCTGGCAGCGAGGTCAAGGCGCCGCCGCCGGGTGTGGCCGACATCCTGACTGACCTCACCCGACGCGAGACGCAGGCCTTTTCCGTATCGCTGGCGCAGGATGTCCTGAATTCCTTCAAGGGCCAGATCGCGATGATCAACAATCCCCACCGGTATGCAGGCTTCCAGGTGCTGACGGCGCCCGACGTACCCTCCATCCTGGTCGAACTCGGCTTCCTGTCCAACAAGGAAGACGAAAAGCTGCTGCTCGACGAAGAGTGGAGGGGCAAGCTGGTGGACCGGCTGACCGAGGCAGTTCGGCAATACAGGGCGGTGACGGTCGCAAACGGTGGTTGA
- the arsC gene encoding arsenate reductase (glutaredoxin) (This arsenate reductase requires both glutathione and glutaredoxin to convert arsenate to arsenite, after which the efflux transporter formed by ArsA and ArsB can extrude the arsenite from the cell, providing resistance.), whose product MTMDVTIYHNPACGTSRNTLALIRNAGIEPTVIEYLQTPPSRTELVGLLTGAALSPRDALRQKGTPYDEVGLGNLSLTDEQIIDAMLQHPMLINRPFVVTPLGTRLCRPSEAVLDILPHRQVGAFSKEDGQQVIDEKGNRLV is encoded by the coding sequence ATGACCATGGATGTCACCATCTATCACAATCCTGCCTGCGGGACCTCCCGCAATACTCTGGCGCTGATCAGGAACGCGGGTATCGAACCAACGGTGATCGAGTACCTGCAGACGCCTCCCTCGCGGACTGAACTCGTTGGGCTGCTGACCGGCGCAGCCCTGTCGCCGCGCGACGCCCTGAGGCAGAAAGGCACGCCTTACGATGAGGTCGGCCTCGGCAATCTGTCGCTGACGGACGAGCAGATCATCGACGCGATGTTGCAGCACCCGATGCTGATCAACCGTCCATTCGTCGTCACGCCGCTCGGAACGCGCCTTTGCCGCCCCTCGGAAGCGGTGCTGGATATCCTTCCCCATAGGCAGGTCGGCGCCTTTTCGAAGGAAGATGGTCAGCAGGTTATCGACGAAAAGGGCAATCGTCTTGTCTGA
- a CDS encoding ArsR/SmtB family transcription factor has protein sequence MENDNAILAFAALAQSTRLATFRLLVGHEPHGVPAGELARMLDIPQNTMSAHLATLSRAGLVRSERRSRSIIYRADLEGFERLTLFMIKDCCGGDPALCAPLVSRLIPRCGQENPT, from the coding sequence ATGGAAAATGACAATGCGATTCTGGCTTTTGCAGCCCTGGCCCAATCGACGCGGCTCGCGACATTCCGCCTGCTCGTAGGCCACGAGCCACACGGAGTGCCGGCCGGCGAATTGGCGCGGATGCTGGATATCCCGCAGAACACCATGTCGGCGCATCTGGCGACATTGTCTCGCGCAGGCCTGGTCAGGAGCGAGCGCCGCAGCCGATCGATCATTTACCGCGCCGATCTGGAAGGCTTCGAACGCCTGACCCTTTTCATGATCAAAGACTGCTGCGGCGGAGATCCCGCCCTTTGCGCGCCCCTGGTGTCCAGACTGATTCCGCGCTGTGGACAGGAAAACCCGACATGA
- the arsB gene encoding ACR3 family arsenite efflux transporter, producing the protein MSSFERYLTVWVFLCIIVGIALGHLMPSVFHAVGAAEIAKVNIPVAILIWLMIIPMLLKIDFGSLSKVGGYWRGIGVTLFINWAVKPFSMALLGWLFIGWLFRPFLPAAQIDSYIAGLIILAAAPCTAMVFVWSNLTKGEPHFTLSQVALNDAIMIVAFAPIVGLLLGLSAITVPWDTLMISVALYILIPVAIAQILRRSFLSGGRTAAFETVMAKLQPLSLVALLATLVLLFGFQGEQIIAQPTIIALLAVPILIQVYFNSGLAYILNRISGEQHCVAGPSALIGASNFFELAVAAAISLFGFQSGAALATVVGVLIEVPVMLSVVWIVNHSKAWYERGPSVSRNTSTEEP; encoded by the coding sequence ATGTCAAGTTTCGAGCGCTACCTCACTGTTTGGGTTTTCCTGTGCATCATCGTTGGCATCGCCCTCGGCCATCTGATGCCCAGCGTCTTCCATGCCGTCGGCGCGGCTGAGATTGCAAAGGTTAATATCCCCGTCGCCATCCTCATCTGGCTGATGATTATTCCCATGCTTCTCAAGATCGACTTCGGCTCGCTGTCCAAGGTCGGCGGGTACTGGCGTGGGATCGGGGTCACCCTGTTCATCAACTGGGCTGTGAAGCCGTTCTCGATGGCGCTGCTGGGATGGCTTTTCATCGGCTGGCTTTTCCGCCCGTTTTTGCCTGCGGCCCAGATCGATTCCTACATCGCAGGCCTCATCATACTGGCGGCCGCCCCATGCACTGCAATGGTCTTCGTCTGGTCCAATCTGACCAAGGGCGAACCTCACTTCACGCTGTCTCAGGTCGCTCTCAACGATGCCATCATGATTGTCGCCTTCGCGCCTATCGTCGGACTGCTCCTCGGATTATCGGCGATTACGGTACCGTGGGACACGCTGATGATATCGGTGGCGCTGTATATCCTTATCCCGGTGGCGATCGCCCAGATACTGCGCCGCAGTTTCCTTTCCGGCGGCCGGACGGCTGCCTTTGAAACCGTGATGGCGAAGCTCCAGCCGCTGTCGCTGGTAGCTCTTCTGGCGACGCTCGTGTTGCTTTTCGGCTTTCAGGGCGAGCAGATCATCGCCCAGCCTACGATCATAGCCCTGCTGGCGGTGCCGATCCTGATCCAGGTCTATTTCAATTCCGGCCTGGCTTATATCCTGAACCGCATCTCGGGAGAGCAGCATTGCGTTGCCGGCCCGTCTGCGCTGATCGGTGCCAGCAATTTCTTCGAACTTGCGGTGGCCGCTGCGATCAGCCTGTTCGGGTTCCAATCGGGCGCGGCGCTGGCCACCGTCGTCGGCGTACTGATCGAAGTGCCCGTCATGTTGTCCGTCGTCTGGATCGTCAACCATTCGAAGGCCTGGTACGAGCGCGGCCCTTCGGTCTCCCGCAACACCTCCACAGAGGAGCCATGA
- the arsK gene encoding arsenite efflux MFS transporter ArsK, with protein sequence MKRFEVPVPAILGLGITQIVGYGTLYYSFGILAPDMARDLGVSVEWMFGALSAALLIGGFVAPWLGRWIDRFGAGKIMAIGSLVAALALAACALAPNRFAFALVLVFIEAAANFVQYGAAFALLVQINPKVAQRSITTLTLIAGLASTIFWPITTALHAHLPWREVYVVFSLLNLAICLPIHAWLALSTARVRRNGAFTAPAPVEGALAEGQRRVGFALMVVGFAFLSLVSSAILVHMVPLMASLGLGTMAALVGTVFGPAQVASRVINMAFGRNLHPLRLAALSGLLVSVAIVVLDATAPSTSGAISFAVLFGFGNGIFSIAAGTLPLYLFGSEGYGRLQGKLMSARLIVGATAPFAFAVSLASAGAAISLGVVAAFGAIATFSFLRIGWIAATPHRVSGKIG encoded by the coding sequence ATGAAGCGCTTCGAGGTACCGGTGCCTGCCATTCTAGGCCTGGGGATCACCCAGATTGTCGGCTACGGCACGCTCTACTATTCCTTCGGCATTCTGGCGCCTGACATGGCACGGGATCTCGGCGTCTCGGTGGAATGGATGTTCGGTGCCCTGTCGGCAGCGCTGCTGATCGGTGGGTTCGTCGCACCCTGGCTCGGACGGTGGATAGACCGCTTCGGAGCAGGAAAGATCATGGCGATCGGTTCGCTGGTCGCAGCACTGGCGCTCGCCGCCTGCGCACTGGCTCCCAACCGTTTTGCCTTCGCGTTGGTACTTGTGTTCATCGAGGCGGCCGCTAATTTCGTCCAGTACGGAGCGGCTTTCGCACTGCTGGTGCAGATCAACCCCAAAGTCGCCCAGCGGAGCATTACCACCCTGACGCTGATCGCCGGCCTTGCCTCTACGATCTTCTGGCCGATCACGACGGCCCTGCATGCCCATCTGCCGTGGCGCGAGGTCTACGTCGTCTTTTCGCTACTCAATCTGGCCATCTGCCTGCCGATCCACGCATGGCTTGCACTGTCTACTGCCAGGGTGCGCCGAAACGGCGCCTTTACCGCGCCAGCCCCTGTCGAAGGTGCGCTCGCCGAGGGGCAGAGACGCGTCGGTTTCGCACTGATGGTAGTTGGCTTTGCATTTCTGTCGCTGGTGAGCTCGGCCATTCTTGTGCATATGGTGCCGCTCATGGCGTCGCTGGGGCTCGGAACCATGGCCGCGCTCGTCGGCACCGTGTTTGGTCCGGCGCAGGTCGCCAGCCGTGTGATCAACATGGCCTTCGGTCGCAACCTTCATCCTTTGCGACTTGCGGCTTTGTCCGGGCTACTCGTCTCTGTCGCCATCGTGGTGCTCGATGCGACTGCGCCTTCGACATCAGGCGCAATCTCATTTGCGGTGCTGTTTGGTTTCGGCAATGGCATTTTCAGCATCGCGGCTGGGACGCTGCCGCTGTACCTGTTCGGCAGCGAAGGTTATGGCAGGCTGCAGGGAAAACTTATGTCCGCACGGCTGATTGTCGGAGCGACGGCGCCGTTCGCCTTTGCCGTATCGCTGGCATCTGCAGGGGCGGCGATCTCGCTCGGTGTTGTCGCAGCCTTTGGTGCCATTGCCACCTTCAGCTTTCTCCGGATCGGCTGGATTGCCGCAACGCCACATCGCGTTTCCGGAAAAATCGGGTGA
- a CDS encoding MYG1 family protein yields the protein MNPDFLVTHSGGFHADELLSSVILTKLYPTARIVRSRSPEWIKPNPDRIIYDVGGSYDADQQIFDHHQRGAPLRDDGQPYSSFGLIWKHYGRDYLAASAIADADIDLIHASFDGSFVLPIDLMDNGALSPTGPLAGLTLPALLETLKPVFDETDPEADDRCFHAALAIARSFVDARIARSAAKLRAEALVHKAIVDAGDGRILELPMGMPFRPAIVKAGADQLLFVVHPRDKDWCVTGIRRASEGFELRADLPAAWAGLTNGELEAASGVEGASFCHNGRFIAAARTREAALAMAALAVDEAIAIGLKPAIDAEPATA from the coding sequence ATGAATCCAGATTTTCTCGTCACCCATTCCGGTGGCTTTCATGCCGACGAGCTTCTGTCGAGCGTCATCCTCACCAAATTGTACCCCACCGCGCGAATCGTCCGCAGCCGGTCACCGGAGTGGATCAAGCCGAATCCGGATCGGATCATTTACGATGTCGGCGGCAGCTATGACGCTGACCAGCAGATCTTCGATCACCACCAGCGCGGCGCGCCCCTGCGCGACGACGGCCAGCCCTACAGCTCGTTCGGTCTGATCTGGAAGCACTACGGCCGCGACTATCTCGCCGCGTCGGCTATTGCAGACGCGGACATCGACCTCATCCATGCTTCCTTCGACGGCAGCTTCGTCCTGCCGATCGACCTCATGGACAATGGCGCTCTCAGCCCGACGGGACCCCTGGCCGGGCTGACGCTGCCGGCGCTGCTGGAAACGCTGAAGCCGGTGTTCGACGAGACGGACCCGGAGGCCGACGACCGTTGTTTTCACGCTGCTCTGGCAATCGCCCGCAGCTTCGTCGATGCGCGGATCGCCCGCAGTGCCGCGAAATTACGTGCGGAGGCATTGGTCCACAAGGCTATCGTCGATGCCGGGGATGGACGTATCCTCGAACTGCCCATGGGCATGCCCTTCCGCCCGGCTATCGTCAAGGCCGGGGCCGACCAGCTGCTGTTCGTGGTTCACCCGCGCGACAAGGACTGGTGCGTGACCGGCATTCGCCGCGCTTCAGAAGGCTTCGAACTGAGAGCCGACCTACCCGCCGCATGGGCGGGACTCACGAATGGCGAACTGGAGGCGGCGTCCGGTGTCGAAGGCGCCAGCTTCTGCCATAATGGCCGCTTTATCGCCGCAGCGAGGACGCGGGAGGCTGCCCTTGCCATGGCGGCGCTCGCCGTCGACGAGGCCATCGCCATCGGCCTGAAACCGGCAATCGACGCGGAACCCGCCACCGCCTGA
- a CDS encoding SDR family NAD(P)-dependent oxidoreductase, giving the protein MSGKTVLITGANKSIGLETARQLGRLGYRIWLGSRDVERGGVAVRQLQAEGHDVRLLSIDVTRDESVAAAVATVSAADHKLDVLINNAGISGGTPVAPSRQPLAVIRDVYETNVFGAIRVTQAFIPLLTAAGEANIVMVSSGLGSIGWVSDPAHPFYAVNPMGYNSSKSALNAVTVAFAKELVAIGIHVNVVDPGYTATDFNEHSGYRTVEQAAAGIVWLASQDANGPNAGFYFDGQTVPW; this is encoded by the coding sequence ATGAGTGGAAAAACAGTTCTCATCACCGGCGCCAACAAGAGCATCGGCTTAGAGACGGCACGCCAACTCGGCCGTCTCGGCTACCGGATCTGGCTCGGCAGCAGGGACGTTGAGCGCGGTGGGGTGGCGGTCCGGCAATTGCAGGCGGAGGGCCATGACGTCAGGCTGCTCTCCATCGACGTTACCAGGGACGAGAGTGTCGCTGCCGCGGTCGCCACGGTCTCTGCAGCCGATCACAAGCTCGACGTGCTGATCAACAACGCCGGTATCTCGGGCGGCACGCCGGTGGCTCCGAGCCGGCAGCCCCTTGCCGTGATCCGCGACGTCTACGAGACCAATGTGTTTGGTGCCATCCGCGTAACGCAGGCCTTCATACCCTTGCTGACAGCGGCGGGAGAGGCCAACATCGTCATGGTCAGCAGCGGTCTGGGCTCGATCGGCTGGGTTTCCGATCCGGCCCATCCCTTTTATGCCGTCAATCCGATGGGCTACAACAGCTCGAAGTCGGCGCTCAACGCTGTCACCGTGGCATTCGCCAAGGAACTCGTGGCAATCGGCATCCATGTCAACGTCGTCGACCCAGGCTATACGGCAACGGATTTCAACGAGCACTCCGGCTATCGCACTGTGGAGCAGGCAGCGGCCGGGATCGTCTGGCTGGCAAGCCAGGATGCGAATGGCCCCAATGCCGGCTTCTATTTCGACGGGCAGACCGTGCCTTGGTGA